Proteins from a genomic interval of Spea bombifrons isolate aSpeBom1 chromosome 4, aSpeBom1.2.pri, whole genome shotgun sequence:
- the EIF3G gene encoding eukaryotic translation initiation factor 3 subunit G — MPTGDYDSKPSWADQVEEETDDVEPLSPALPKLDHSTIVLDQPREVINGNIKTVTEYKLDENDKKIKIVRTFKIETRKASKTVARRKNWKKFGNSEYDPPGPNVATTTVSDDVLMTFITNKEDLNSQEEEDPMNKLKGQKIVSCRICKGDHWTTRCPYKDTLGPMQKELAEQLGLSTADKEKVPGAEPEPAQAPVSKTGKYVPPSLRDGGSRRGESMQPNRRADDNATIRVTNLSEDTRETDLQELFRPFGSISRIYLAKDKTTGQSKGFAFISFHRREDAARAIAGVSGFGYDHLILNVEWAKPSTN, encoded by the exons ATGCCGACCGGCGACTATGA CTCGAAGCCCAGTTGGGCCGATCAGGTGGAGGAGGAGACGGATGATGTGGAACCCTTAAGTCCAGCTCTTCCTAAATTGGATCACTCCACCA ttGTCCTTGACCAGCCCCGAGAGGTGATCAACGGCAACATCAAAACCGTTACGGAGTACAAACTTGATGAGAATGACAAGAAAATCAAG ATTGTTCGCACTTTTAAGATTGAAACTCGCAAAGCTTCAAAGACTGTGGCTCGAAGGAAG AATTGGAAGAAGTTTGGCAATTCGGAATACGACCCACCAGGACCAAATGTGGCCACCACCACAGTTAGCGATGATGTTCTGATGACCTTCATCACCAACAAGGAA GATCTGAATAGTCAGGAGGAGGAAGACCCCATGAACAAGCTGAAGGGTCAAAAGATTGTTTCTTGTAGAATCTGTAAGGGTGACCACTGGACCACAAGATGCCCCTACAAGGATACCTTGGGACCCATGCAGAAGGAATTGGCTGAACAGCTCGGCCTCTCCACAGCAGACAAGGAAAAGGTTCCAGGAGCAG AACCTGAACCAGCACAGGCCCCAGTAAGCAAGACTGGAAAGTATGTCCCTCCCAGTCTGAGAGATggtggaagcagaagaggagagTCCATGCAGCCTAACAGGAGAG CTGATGACAATGCCACCATTCGTGTAACCAACTTGTCTGAAGATACCCGGGAAACTGACCTCCAGGAGCTTTTTAGACCTTTCGGGTCAATCTCTCGTATCTACTTGGCCAAGGATAAGACCACTGGCCAATCAAAG GGTTTCGCCTTTATCAGCTTTCACCGTAGAGAGGATGCAGCTCGTGCCATTGCTGGAGTTTCTGGATTTGGTTACGATCATCTAATTCTCAACGTGGAATGGGCCAA GCCCTCCACCAACTAA
- the DNMT1 gene encoding DNA (cytosine-5)-methyltransferase 1 isoform X2 → MPAQASPVSLPADVKKRLKALEQDGLSEKECIKQKLSLVLGFLEADAKTKLSDLENKLSREELSEEGYLTKVKSLLCKELNMSNGDLNGQANGSTNGTCGSDDDDVEMSESPTEDPKGRKTRKSKTNGENKKSARARPARSVGKQATIMSMFSKGPSKRKSDDVNGEVKTEDEVSAEPEQEEQDEKRIKTEASESNGSATSKTPKVKPVQQPKTPPPKCLDCRQYLDDPDLKFFQGDPADALDEPEMLTDERLSLFDANEDGFESYEDLPQHKVTCFSVYDKRGHLCPFDSGLIEKNIELYFSGVVKPIYDDSPSLDGGVRAKKLGPINAWWITGFDGGEKALIGFTTAFADYILMDPSEEYSVIFALMQEKIYMSKIVVEFLQNNPDVTYEDLLNKIETTVPPSGLNFNRFTEDSLLRHAQFVVEQVESYDEAGDSDEQPIIITPCMRDLIKLAGVTLGKRRAARRQAIKHPTKITKDKGPTKATTTKLVYQIFDTFFSEQIEKDEDKENAKRRRCGVCEVCQQPDCGKCKACQDMVKFGGSGRTKQACTQRRCPNLAVKEADEDEEVDDNIPEMPSPKKILQGRKKKQEKKNRISWIGEPVKVDGKREYYQKVSIDSEVLEIGDCVSVSPDNPTEPLYLARITSMWEDAGGLMFHAHWFCLGTDTVLGATSDPLELFLVDECEDMQLSYIHGKVKVIYKAPSEDWAMEGGMDTEIKVVEDDGSTYFYQLWYDPEYARFETPPNPQPTEDNKYKFCASCARLAEIRQREMPRVFDPLEDLEDRVLYSTAAKNGIQYKAGDGVFLLPDAFSFSVKLGSPVKRPQKKEDVDEDLYPEYYRKSSDYIKGSNLDAPEPYRLGRIKEIFCHKRSSGKPNEADIKLRIYKFYRPENTHKAMKASYHADVNLVYWSDEETTVYLKDVQGRCTVEYGEDLTESIQEYSAGGSDRFYFLEAYNAKTKNFEDPPNHARSVVVKGKGKGKGKGKLQPTKSENDQQNADKVHKLRTLDVFSGCGGLSEGFHQAGLSETNWAIEMWDPAAQAFRLNNPGATVFTEDCNVLLKLVMSGEKTNSLGQRLPQKGDVEMLCGGPPCQGFSGMNRFNSRTYSKFKNSLVVSYLSYCDYYRPKFFLLENVRNFVSFKSSMVLKLTLRCLVRMGYQCTFGVLQAGQYGVAQTRRRAIILAAAPGEKLPMFPEPLHVFAPRACQLSVVVDEKKYVSNITRTNSSLFRTITVRDTMSDLPEIRNGASALEISYNGEPQSWFQRQIRGSQYQPILRDHICKDMSALVAARMRHIPLAPGSDWRDLPNMEVRLTDGTTTRKLRYSHNDKKNGRSGNGALRGVCSCAAGKPCDPADRQFNTLIPWCLPHTGNRHNHWAGLYGRLEWDGFFSTTVTNPEPMGKQGRVLHPEQHRVVSVRECARSQGFPDTYRFFGNILDKHRQVGNAVPPPLAKAIALEIKSCISKIKEEETETVKKEKMEMD, encoded by the exons ATGCCGGCTCAGGCCTCGCCAGTCTCCCTGCCAGCCGATGTCAAAAAGCG GCTAAAGGCTTTGGAGCAAGATGGCTTATCTGAGAAG gagTGCATTAAACAGAAGCTTAGTTTGGTGCTTGGCTTTCTAGAAGCAGATGCAAAAACCAAACTGAGTGATCTGGAGAACAAGCTGAGCAGAGAGGAGCTGTCCGAG GAAGGATACCTGACAAAGGTCAAGTCCCTTCTGTGCAAGGAACTAAACATGAGCAACGGGGATCTAAACGGGCAGGCGAATGGTTCCACAAATGGAACCTGTGGCAGTGATGACGACGATGTGGAGATGTCAGAGTCTCCGACAGAAGATCCCAAAGGCCGCAAAACGaggaaaagcaaaacaaatggaGAGAACAAAA AGTCTGCCCGTGCACGCCCTGCAAGAAGTGTTGGCAAGCAGGCGACCATAATGTCCATGTTCTCCAAGGG GCCAAGCAAGAGAAAGTCAGATGATGTCAATGGTGAAGTCAAAACAGAGGATGAAGTGTCTGCAGAACCGGAGCAG GAGGAACAAGatgagaaaagaataaaaactgaAGCAAGTGAGAGTAACGG CTCTGCAACAAGCAAAACTCCAAAAGTGAAACCTGTGCAGCAACCTAAG ACACCACCACCTAAGTGTCTGGACTGCAGGCAGTACCTGGATGATCCTGATCTGAAGTTCTTCCAAGGGGACCCTGCAGATGCT CTGGATGAACCTGAAATGCTCACAGATGAGCGTCTGTCCCTCTTTGATGCCAATGAGGATGGTTTTGAGAGCTATGAAGATCTCCCGCAGCACAAAGTTACATGTTTTAG TGTGTATGACAAAAGAGGGCATCTGTGCCCCTTTGACTCTGGTCTTATTGAGAAGAACATCGAGCTGTATTTCAGTGGTGTTGTGAAACCTATATATGATGACAGCCCTTCTCTGGATG GTGGTGTACGAGCAAAGAAGCTGGGCCCAATTAACGCTTGGTGGATAACTGGCTTTGATGGAGGTGAAAAAGCCTTAATTGGCTTTACAACAG CATTTGCCGACTACATCTTGATGGATCCAAGCGAGGAATACAGTGTTATCTTCGCTCTGATGCAGGAGAAGATATACATGAGCAAGATAGTGGTGGAATTTCTGCAGAACAATCCAGATGTTACTTATGAAGATCTTCTGAACAAAATTGAA ACAACTGTACCACCTTCTGGCCTGAACTTCAACCGCTTCACAGAGGACTCCTTGTTGAGGCATGCTCAGTTCGTGGTGGAGCAGGTGGAAAGCTATGACGAGGCAGGAGACAGCGACGAGCAGCCGATAATTATCACTCCCTGCATGAGAGATCTGATCAAACTGGCTGGTGTCACCTTGGGTAAAAG ACGTGCTGCAAGGAGACAAGCAATAAAGCACCCCACAAAGATTACAAAAGACAAGGGACCTACAAAGGCCACTACAACCAAATTAGTGTATCAGATCTTCGACACTTTCTTCTCTGAACAAATTGAAAAAGACGAAGATAAAGAGAATGCAAAGCGCAGGCGTTGTGGCGTTTGCGAG GTTTGTCAGCAGCCTGACTGTGGCAAGTGCAAAGCTTGCCAGGACATGGTGAAGTTTGGAGGTAGTGGCAGGACTAAGCAAGCCTGTACCCAAAGGAG GTGTCCAAACCTGGCAGTGAAGGAGGCTGATGAAGATGAGGAGGTTGATGAtaacattccagaaatgccttctcCAAAAAAGATCCTCCAGGGACGAAAGAAGAAACAGGAGAAAAAGAACCGAATCTCATGGATTGGAGAACCAGTCAAG GTTGATGGAAAGAGGGAATATTACCAAAAAGTCTCAATTGACTCAGAAGTCCTAGAAATTGGAGACTGCGTCTCTGTGAGCCCTGATAACCCCACAGAGCCTCTTTACTTGGCAAG GATTACATCCATGTGGGAAGATGCAGGCGGTCTTATGTTCCATGCACATTGGTTTTGCCTTGGCACGGACACTGTCCTTGGGGCCACATCTGATCCCTTGGAGCTCTTCCTTGTAGATGAATGTGAGGATATGCAGCTCTCCTACATACATGGCAAGGTCAAGGTTATCTATAAAGCACCATCTGAGGACTGGGCCATGGAG GGAGGAATGGACACAGAAATCAAAGTTGTGGAGGATGATGGAAGCACGTACTTCTACCAGCTGTGGTATGACCCAGAATATGCTCGTTTTGAGACTCCTCCGAACCCTCAACCCACTGAAGACAATAAGTATAA GTTCTGTGCTAGCTGTGCACGTCTAGCTGAAATAAGACAGAGGGAGATGCCAAGGGTGTTTGATCCGCTGGAAGATCTCGAAGACAGAGTTCTGTACAGTACAGCTGCAAAGAATGGCATCCAGTACAAAGCTGGCGATGGAGTGTTCTTGCTTCCCGACGCATTTTCATTCAG TGTGAAGCTGGGTAGCCCTGTAAAGAGACCACAGAAGAAGGAAGATGTGGATGAAGACCTCTATCCAGAATACTACCGCAAGTCTTCAGACTACATTAAAGGCAGCAACTTGGATGCCCCGGAACCTTACCGACTCGGCCGAATTAAGGAGATATTCTGCCACAAACGTAGCTCTGGCAAACCTAACGAGGCTGATATCAAACTTCGTATATACAAATTCTACAG GCctgaaaacacacacaaggcTATGAAGGCCAGTTACCATGCAGACGTAAACCTTGTTTACTGGAGCGATGAGGAAACCACTGTGTATCTTAAAGACGTGCAAGGACGTTGTACTGTTGAGTACGGTGAAGATCTGACAGAATCCATCCAAGAGTATTCAGCAGGAGGTTCTGATCGCTTCTACTTTTTAGAG GCCTATAATGCAAAGACTAAGAACTTTGAAGACCCTCCAAACCATGCGCGCAGTGTCGTAGTCAAAGGGAAAGGAAAAGGCAAGGGAAAAG GCAAATTACAGCCCACAAAATCTGAAAATGATCAGCAAAACGCAGATAAAGTACACAAGCTGCGAACGCTGGATGTGTTCTCGGGCTGCGGTGGATTGTCCGAGGGCTTTCATCAAGCAG GTCTGTCTGAAACCAACTGGGCTATTGAGATGTGGGATCCTGCTGCCCAAGCGTTCAGGTTAAACAACCCAGGAGCGACGGTGTTTACAGAAGACTGTAACGTCCTGCTGAAGCTGGTCATGTCTGGGGAGAAGACAAATTCCCTGGGACAGAGGCTGCCCCAGAAAGGGGATGTAGAAATGCTGTGCGGGGGACCACCGTGCCAAGGGTTTAGCGGCATGAACAGGTTTAACTCCAGAACCTATTCGAAGTTCAAGAACTCCCTGGTGGTTTCTTATCTCAG TTATTGTGATTACTACCGGCCTAAATTCTTCCTACTGGAAAATGTGAGGAACTTCGTCTCCTTCAAAAGCTCCATGGTACTGAAGTTAACACTTCGCTGCCTTGTAAGGATGGGATACCAGTGTACTTTTGGAGTACTTCAG GCTGGTCAATACGGTGTCGCACAGACTCGTAGGAGAGCCATTATACTTGCTGCTGCCCCAGGAGAGAAGCTGCCGATGTTCCCTGAGCCGTTGCATGTCTTTGCGCCACGTGCCTGTCAGCTCAGTGTTGTGGTGGATGAGAAGAAATATGTCAGCAATATTACCAG AACAAATTCAAGCCTCTTCCGGACAATCACCGTCCGGGATACGATGTCGGACCTTCCAGAAATTCGGAACGGTGCATCTGCTCTGGAGATTTCTTACAACGGGGAACCGCAGTCCTGGTTTCAGAGGCAAATCAGAGGTTCACAGTACCAACCAATTCTCAGGGATCATATATGCAAG GATATGAGCGCTCTTGTAGCTGCCAGAATGAGGCATATCCCTCTCGCCCCTGGCTCTGACTGGCGGGATCTTCCCAACATGGAAGTGCGTCTTACGGATGGCACCACCACGCGGAAACTGCGTTATAGTCACAATGACAAGAAGAACGGCCGTAGTGGCAACGGAGCACTAAGGGGTGTCTGTTCCTGTGCTGCAG GTAAACCATGCGATCCCGCTGACCGGCAGTTTAACACACTCATTCCCTGGTGTCTGCCTCACACCGGGAACAGACACAACCACTGGGCAGGACTGTATGGAAGGCTTGAGTGGGATGGCTTCTTCAGCACCACGGTGACAAATCCTGAGCCCATGGGCAAACAG GGTCGTGTTCTTCACCCAGAACAGCATCGTGTTGTAAGTGTCAGGGAATGTGCAAGATCTCAAGGCTTTCCTGACACCTACAGGTTCTTTGGCAACATCTTGGACAAGCACAgacag GTCGGAAATGCAGTCCCTCCTCCTCTAGCCAAAGCAATTGCTTTAGAGATAAAATCATGCATTTCAAAGATCAAGGAGGAAGAGACAG AGACtgtgaagaaagaaaagatgGAAATGGATTAA
- the DNMT1 gene encoding DNA (cytosine-5)-methyltransferase 1 isoform X1, protein MPAQASPVSLPADVKKRLKALEQDGLSEKECIKQKLSLVLGFLEADAKTKLSDLENKLSREELSEEGYLTKVKSLLCKELNMSNGDLNGQANGSTNGTCGSDDDDVEMSESPTEDPKGRKTRKSKTNGENKKSARARPARSVGKQATIMSMFSKGPSKRKSDDVNGEVKTEDEVSAEPEQEEQDEKRIKTEASESNGSATSKTPKVKPVQQPKTPPPKCLDCRQYLDDPDLKFFQGDPADALDEPEMLTDERLSLFDANEDGFESYEDLPQHKVTCFSVYDKRGHLCPFDSGLIEKNIELYFSGVVKPIYDDSPSLDGGVRAKKLGPINAWWITGFDGGEKALIGFTTAFADYILMDPSEEYSVIFALMQEKIYMSKIVVEFLQNNPDVTYEDLLNKIETTVPPSGLNFNRFTEDSLLRHAQFVVEQVESYDEAGDSDEQPIIITPCMRDLIKLAGVTLGKRRAARRQAIKHPTKITKDKGPTKATTTKLVYQIFDTFFSEQIEKDEDKENAKRRRCGVCEVCQQPDCGKCKACQDMVKFGGSGRTKQACTQRRCPNLAVKEADEDEEVDDNIPEMPSPKKILQGRKKKQEKKNRISWIGEPVKVDGKREYYQKVSIDSEVLEIGDCVSVSPDNPTEPLYLARITSMWEDAGGLMFHAHWFCLGTDTVLGATSDPLELFLVDECEDMQLSYIHGKVKVIYKAPSEDWAMEGGMDTEIKVVEDDGSTYFYQLWYDPEYARFETPPNPQPTEDNKYKFCASCARLAEIRQREMPRVFDPLEDLEDRVLYSTAAKNGIQYKAGDGVFLLPDAFSFSVKLGSPVKRPQKKEDVDEDLYPEYYRKSSDYIKGSNLDAPEPYRLGRIKEIFCHKRSSGKPNEADIKLRIYKFYRPENTHKAMKASYHADVNLVYWSDEETTVYLKDVQGRCTVEYGEDLTESIQEYSAGGSDRFYFLEAYNAKTKNFEDPPNHARSVVVKGKGKGKGKGKGKLQPTKSENDQQNADKVHKLRTLDVFSGCGGLSEGFHQAGLSETNWAIEMWDPAAQAFRLNNPGATVFTEDCNVLLKLVMSGEKTNSLGQRLPQKGDVEMLCGGPPCQGFSGMNRFNSRTYSKFKNSLVVSYLSYCDYYRPKFFLLENVRNFVSFKSSMVLKLTLRCLVRMGYQCTFGVLQAGQYGVAQTRRRAIILAAAPGEKLPMFPEPLHVFAPRACQLSVVVDEKKYVSNITRTNSSLFRTITVRDTMSDLPEIRNGASALEISYNGEPQSWFQRQIRGSQYQPILRDHICKDMSALVAARMRHIPLAPGSDWRDLPNMEVRLTDGTTTRKLRYSHNDKKNGRSGNGALRGVCSCAAGKPCDPADRQFNTLIPWCLPHTGNRHNHWAGLYGRLEWDGFFSTTVTNPEPMGKQGRVLHPEQHRVVSVRECARSQGFPDTYRFFGNILDKHRQVGNAVPPPLAKAIALEIKSCISKIKEEETETVKKEKMEMD, encoded by the exons ATGCCGGCTCAGGCCTCGCCAGTCTCCCTGCCAGCCGATGTCAAAAAGCG GCTAAAGGCTTTGGAGCAAGATGGCTTATCTGAGAAG gagTGCATTAAACAGAAGCTTAGTTTGGTGCTTGGCTTTCTAGAAGCAGATGCAAAAACCAAACTGAGTGATCTGGAGAACAAGCTGAGCAGAGAGGAGCTGTCCGAG GAAGGATACCTGACAAAGGTCAAGTCCCTTCTGTGCAAGGAACTAAACATGAGCAACGGGGATCTAAACGGGCAGGCGAATGGTTCCACAAATGGAACCTGTGGCAGTGATGACGACGATGTGGAGATGTCAGAGTCTCCGACAGAAGATCCCAAAGGCCGCAAAACGaggaaaagcaaaacaaatggaGAGAACAAAA AGTCTGCCCGTGCACGCCCTGCAAGAAGTGTTGGCAAGCAGGCGACCATAATGTCCATGTTCTCCAAGGG GCCAAGCAAGAGAAAGTCAGATGATGTCAATGGTGAAGTCAAAACAGAGGATGAAGTGTCTGCAGAACCGGAGCAG GAGGAACAAGatgagaaaagaataaaaactgaAGCAAGTGAGAGTAACGG CTCTGCAACAAGCAAAACTCCAAAAGTGAAACCTGTGCAGCAACCTAAG ACACCACCACCTAAGTGTCTGGACTGCAGGCAGTACCTGGATGATCCTGATCTGAAGTTCTTCCAAGGGGACCCTGCAGATGCT CTGGATGAACCTGAAATGCTCACAGATGAGCGTCTGTCCCTCTTTGATGCCAATGAGGATGGTTTTGAGAGCTATGAAGATCTCCCGCAGCACAAAGTTACATGTTTTAG TGTGTATGACAAAAGAGGGCATCTGTGCCCCTTTGACTCTGGTCTTATTGAGAAGAACATCGAGCTGTATTTCAGTGGTGTTGTGAAACCTATATATGATGACAGCCCTTCTCTGGATG GTGGTGTACGAGCAAAGAAGCTGGGCCCAATTAACGCTTGGTGGATAACTGGCTTTGATGGAGGTGAAAAAGCCTTAATTGGCTTTACAACAG CATTTGCCGACTACATCTTGATGGATCCAAGCGAGGAATACAGTGTTATCTTCGCTCTGATGCAGGAGAAGATATACATGAGCAAGATAGTGGTGGAATTTCTGCAGAACAATCCAGATGTTACTTATGAAGATCTTCTGAACAAAATTGAA ACAACTGTACCACCTTCTGGCCTGAACTTCAACCGCTTCACAGAGGACTCCTTGTTGAGGCATGCTCAGTTCGTGGTGGAGCAGGTGGAAAGCTATGACGAGGCAGGAGACAGCGACGAGCAGCCGATAATTATCACTCCCTGCATGAGAGATCTGATCAAACTGGCTGGTGTCACCTTGGGTAAAAG ACGTGCTGCAAGGAGACAAGCAATAAAGCACCCCACAAAGATTACAAAAGACAAGGGACCTACAAAGGCCACTACAACCAAATTAGTGTATCAGATCTTCGACACTTTCTTCTCTGAACAAATTGAAAAAGACGAAGATAAAGAGAATGCAAAGCGCAGGCGTTGTGGCGTTTGCGAG GTTTGTCAGCAGCCTGACTGTGGCAAGTGCAAAGCTTGCCAGGACATGGTGAAGTTTGGAGGTAGTGGCAGGACTAAGCAAGCCTGTACCCAAAGGAG GTGTCCAAACCTGGCAGTGAAGGAGGCTGATGAAGATGAGGAGGTTGATGAtaacattccagaaatgccttctcCAAAAAAGATCCTCCAGGGACGAAAGAAGAAACAGGAGAAAAAGAACCGAATCTCATGGATTGGAGAACCAGTCAAG GTTGATGGAAAGAGGGAATATTACCAAAAAGTCTCAATTGACTCAGAAGTCCTAGAAATTGGAGACTGCGTCTCTGTGAGCCCTGATAACCCCACAGAGCCTCTTTACTTGGCAAG GATTACATCCATGTGGGAAGATGCAGGCGGTCTTATGTTCCATGCACATTGGTTTTGCCTTGGCACGGACACTGTCCTTGGGGCCACATCTGATCCCTTGGAGCTCTTCCTTGTAGATGAATGTGAGGATATGCAGCTCTCCTACATACATGGCAAGGTCAAGGTTATCTATAAAGCACCATCTGAGGACTGGGCCATGGAG GGAGGAATGGACACAGAAATCAAAGTTGTGGAGGATGATGGAAGCACGTACTTCTACCAGCTGTGGTATGACCCAGAATATGCTCGTTTTGAGACTCCTCCGAACCCTCAACCCACTGAAGACAATAAGTATAA GTTCTGTGCTAGCTGTGCACGTCTAGCTGAAATAAGACAGAGGGAGATGCCAAGGGTGTTTGATCCGCTGGAAGATCTCGAAGACAGAGTTCTGTACAGTACAGCTGCAAAGAATGGCATCCAGTACAAAGCTGGCGATGGAGTGTTCTTGCTTCCCGACGCATTTTCATTCAG TGTGAAGCTGGGTAGCCCTGTAAAGAGACCACAGAAGAAGGAAGATGTGGATGAAGACCTCTATCCAGAATACTACCGCAAGTCTTCAGACTACATTAAAGGCAGCAACTTGGATGCCCCGGAACCTTACCGACTCGGCCGAATTAAGGAGATATTCTGCCACAAACGTAGCTCTGGCAAACCTAACGAGGCTGATATCAAACTTCGTATATACAAATTCTACAG GCctgaaaacacacacaaggcTATGAAGGCCAGTTACCATGCAGACGTAAACCTTGTTTACTGGAGCGATGAGGAAACCACTGTGTATCTTAAAGACGTGCAAGGACGTTGTACTGTTGAGTACGGTGAAGATCTGACAGAATCCATCCAAGAGTATTCAGCAGGAGGTTCTGATCGCTTCTACTTTTTAGAG GCCTATAATGCAAAGACTAAGAACTTTGAAGACCCTCCAAACCATGCGCGCAGTGTCGTAGTCAAAGGGAAAGGAAAAGGCAAGGGAAAAG GCAAAGGCAAATTACAGCCCACAAAATCTGAAAATGATCAGCAAAACGCAGATAAAGTACACAAGCTGCGAACGCTGGATGTGTTCTCGGGCTGCGGTGGATTGTCCGAGGGCTTTCATCAAGCAG GTCTGTCTGAAACCAACTGGGCTATTGAGATGTGGGATCCTGCTGCCCAAGCGTTCAGGTTAAACAACCCAGGAGCGACGGTGTTTACAGAAGACTGTAACGTCCTGCTGAAGCTGGTCATGTCTGGGGAGAAGACAAATTCCCTGGGACAGAGGCTGCCCCAGAAAGGGGATGTAGAAATGCTGTGCGGGGGACCACCGTGCCAAGGGTTTAGCGGCATGAACAGGTTTAACTCCAGAACCTATTCGAAGTTCAAGAACTCCCTGGTGGTTTCTTATCTCAG TTATTGTGATTACTACCGGCCTAAATTCTTCCTACTGGAAAATGTGAGGAACTTCGTCTCCTTCAAAAGCTCCATGGTACTGAAGTTAACACTTCGCTGCCTTGTAAGGATGGGATACCAGTGTACTTTTGGAGTACTTCAG GCTGGTCAATACGGTGTCGCACAGACTCGTAGGAGAGCCATTATACTTGCTGCTGCCCCAGGAGAGAAGCTGCCGATGTTCCCTGAGCCGTTGCATGTCTTTGCGCCACGTGCCTGTCAGCTCAGTGTTGTGGTGGATGAGAAGAAATATGTCAGCAATATTACCAG AACAAATTCAAGCCTCTTCCGGACAATCACCGTCCGGGATACGATGTCGGACCTTCCAGAAATTCGGAACGGTGCATCTGCTCTGGAGATTTCTTACAACGGGGAACCGCAGTCCTGGTTTCAGAGGCAAATCAGAGGTTCACAGTACCAACCAATTCTCAGGGATCATATATGCAAG GATATGAGCGCTCTTGTAGCTGCCAGAATGAGGCATATCCCTCTCGCCCCTGGCTCTGACTGGCGGGATCTTCCCAACATGGAAGTGCGTCTTACGGATGGCACCACCACGCGGAAACTGCGTTATAGTCACAATGACAAGAAGAACGGCCGTAGTGGCAACGGAGCACTAAGGGGTGTCTGTTCCTGTGCTGCAG GTAAACCATGCGATCCCGCTGACCGGCAGTTTAACACACTCATTCCCTGGTGTCTGCCTCACACCGGGAACAGACACAACCACTGGGCAGGACTGTATGGAAGGCTTGAGTGGGATGGCTTCTTCAGCACCACGGTGACAAATCCTGAGCCCATGGGCAAACAG GGTCGTGTTCTTCACCCAGAACAGCATCGTGTTGTAAGTGTCAGGGAATGTGCAAGATCTCAAGGCTTTCCTGACACCTACAGGTTCTTTGGCAACATCTTGGACAAGCACAgacag GTCGGAAATGCAGTCCCTCCTCCTCTAGCCAAAGCAATTGCTTTAGAGATAAAATCATGCATTTCAAAGATCAAGGAGGAAGAGACAG AGACtgtgaagaaagaaaagatgGAAATGGATTAA